In the genome of Populus alba chromosome 11, ASM523922v2, whole genome shotgun sequence, one region contains:
- the LOC118047547 gene encoding receptor-like protein kinase THESEUS 1 yields the protein MVRMKGESWLPVVVAFVLFELIGHNISFAAFTPPDNYLIACGSTQSVTFQGKTYVPDSGHSSLTIKSGTSVVAKSNSSFPSPIYQSARIFSGISSYKFDIKQEGRHWIRLYFYPIPNSGHNLMSSLITVATDDFVLLNNFTFKNYNGSYMFKEYAVNVTSDTLTLSFIHSNNSVTFVNAIEVVSVPDGVLPDQALAINPSSPVSGLSELAFETVFRLNTGGPLITAENDTLGRIWENDAKYLHMNSSALNVSVNPASIRYPPSLTTEIAPYWVYASAEVMGDAKVANTNFNITWVFSVNQNFSYFVRAHFCDIVSKALNNLVFNLYINDDIAVESLDLSTFTGGLNVPYYRDFVSNASVDSDTFTVSIGPDTTSDMINAIMNGLEIFKISNEVKSLDGLSSVESVLPQSPSKKKKIGIIIGSLVGALGAFGLICLCYCCLAARRSKTTTHQAHPWLPLPLYGNSQTKMSTTSQKSGTASCISLVSSNGRLFTFQEILDATNKFDESLLLGIGGFGRVYKGTLEDGTKVAVKRGNPRSEQGLAEFRTEIEMLSKLRHRHLVSLIGYCDERSEMILVYEYMANGPLRSHLYGTDLPPLSWKQRLEICIGAGRGLHYLHTGAAQSIIHRDVKTTNILLDESFVAKVADFGLSKTGPAIDQTHVSTAVKGSFGYLDPEYFRRQQLTEKSDVYSFGVVLMEVLCTRPALNPVLPREQVNIAEWAMTWQKKGMLDQIMDSNLAGKVNPASLKKFGETAEKCLAEHGVDRPSMGDVLWNLEYALQLEETSSALMEPEDNSTNHIPGIPLTPLEQFDNSTSIIDGGNSGTEEDAEDVATSAVFSQLVNPRGR from the coding sequence ATGGTGAGGATGAAAGGAGAGAGTTGGTTACCTGTAGTTGTTGCTTTCGTTTTATTTGAGCTCATTGGTCATAATATATCATTTGCTGCATTCACTCCTCCTGATAACTACTTGATTGCTTGTGGTTCTACACAAAGTGTCacctttcaaggtaaaactTATGTTCCTGATTCAGGGCATTCTTCTCTCACTATAAAAAGTGGGACTTCTGTTGTTGCTAAGTCCAATTCTAGTTTCCCATCTCCAATCTATCAATCTGCTCGAATTTTCTCTGGCATATCATCTTACAAATTTGATATCAAGCAAGAAGGCAGGCATTGGATCCGCCTTTATTTTTACCCTATTCCAAACTCAGGCCATAACTTGATGTCTTCGTTGATTACAGTAGCCACAGATGATTTTGTACTCTTGAACAATTTTACATTCAAGAACTATAATGGTTCTTATATGTTTAAGGAGTATGCAGTCAATGTGACTTCTGATACTTTGACCCTTTCCTTCATTCATTCAAACAATTCCGTCACATTTGTTAATGCAATCGAAGTTGTTTCTGTTCCTGATGGAGTACTTCCAGACCAGGCATTAGCTATAAATCCGTCTTCTCCTGTTAGTGGTCTCTCTGAACTTGCCTTTGAAACTGTTTTCCGGTTAAACACGGGAGGTCCGTTGATCACTGCTGAGAATGATACTCTTGGGAGGATTTGGGAAAATGATGCCAAATATCTCCATATGAACAGCTCTGCATTGAATGTTTCAGTTAACCCTGCATCCATAAGATATCCACCTTCTCTCACTACTGAAATAGCACCATATTGGGTTTATGCCTCCGCCGAAGTAATGGGAGATGCAAAAGTAGCCAACACGAACTTCAACATAACTTGGGTGTTCTCTGTCAACCAAAACTTCAGCTATTTTGTGCGGGCACATTTCTGTGATATCGTGAGCAAGGCTCTGAACAATCTTGTATTCAATCTGTACATAAATGATGATATTGCCGTTGAGAGTCTTGACCTCTCAACCTTTACTGGTGGCTTGAATGTACCCTATTACAGAGACTTTGTCTCCAACGCATCAGTAGATTCAGATACTTTCACTGTAAGTATTGGTCCAGATACAACATCGGATATGATAAATGCAATTATGAATGGGCTGGAGATTTTCAAGATCAGCAATGAAGTTAAAAGCTTGGATGGGCTTTCTTCTGTTGAGAGCGTCCTTCCTCAATCACCCtcgaagaaaaagaagattgGAATTATTATTGGTTCACTTGTTGGAGCCCTGGGTgcatttggtttgatttgtcTCTGTTACTGTTGCTTGGCAGCCCGCAGGTCAAAGACGACTACTCACCAGGCACATCCATGGCTGCCATTGCCATTATATGGAAACTCTCAGACCAAGATGTCCACAACTTCTCAAAAGAGTGGAACAGCAAGCTGCATCTCGTTGGTTTCCTCTAATGGTCGGCTCTTCACATTCCAAGAAATCCTTGATGCAACGAACAAGTTTGATGAGAGCCTGCTTCTTGGGATTGGCGGCTTTGGCAGGGTGTACAAAGGAACCCTTGAAGATGGAACTAAAGTTGCTGTCAAAAGAGGAAATCCCAGATCTGAACAAGGTCTTGCTGAATTCCGAACAGAGATTGAAATGTTATCAAAGCTTCGCCACCGTCATCTTGTCTCACTTATTGGCTATTGTGATGAGCGGTCTGAAATGATTCTTGTCTACGAATACATGGCTAATGGACCACTCAGGAGCCATCTATATGGCACCGATCTACCGCCTCTATCATGGAAGCAACGTCTTGAAATATGCATTGGGGCTGGCAGGGGCCTGCATTATCTCCACACAGGTGCTGCTCAAAGCATTATTCACCGAGATGTTAAGACAACGAACATTCTTTTGGATGAGAGTTTCGTTGCCAAAGTTGCTGATTTTGGCCTCTCAAAAACAGGCCCAGCTATTGATCAGACGCATGTGAGTACAGCTGTTAAGGGTAGCTTTGGTTACCTTGATCCTGAGTACTTCAGAAGGCAACAACTCACAGAGAAGTCAGATGTGTATTCATTTGGAGTGGTTTTAATGGAAGTTCTCTGCACTAGACCAGCTCTAAACCCTGTTCTCCCGAGGGAACAAGTCAATATAGCAGAGTGGGCAATGACCTGGCAGAAGAAGGGCATGTTGGATCAAATCATGGACTCTAATCTAGCAGGAAAGGTGAATCCAGCGTCTCTCAAAAAATTTGGGGAGACAGCTGAGAAATGCCTTGCAGAGCATGGAGTTGACAGGCCATCGATGGGAGATGTCTTGTGGAATCTTGAGTATGCTCTTCAGCTTGAGGAGACCTCATCTGCCCTCATGGAACCTGAAGACAACAGTACAAACCATATCCCAGGCATTCCATTGACGCCACTCGAACAATTCGATAACAGCACAAGTATAATTGATGGAGGGAATTCTGGAACAGAAGAAGATGCCGAAGATGTGGCCACTAGTGCTGTATTTTCTCAGCTAGTGAATCCTCGTGGAAGATGA